The Acidimicrobiia bacterium genomic sequence CGAGCGGCAGCACGACCCGGCGGAACATCCCCTCGAGCATCATGGCGCTGGCGGTGTACCACGCGAAGAACGCGGAGAACGCGAGCACCCAACCCGCGGCGCGCGTCACGCCGAGCGTCCCGGTCATCAGGCCGATCGCGGCGAGCGTCGAGCCGGCCGCGAGCGTCAGCAGGACCGAGAACAAGCCGAGGTTCTCGAACGCTGCTGCGGCGGCCGCGACCCACGTGATCGACGCGAGGACGATGAACCAGAAGCCCAGCTCGGGGAACTTGTTCGCCGGTATCGCGAAGGCACCGGCCGCACCGAACGCGTACAGGATCCCGTATCCGATCCAGAACGATCCCCACGTCCCGTGCACGGCCGTCGCCAGGCCGTCGCGTGCCTTGTAGGACCACATCGCGGCGAGGAGCTGCGCGATGCCGCCGAACGTGAGCGCGAACGGGAACAGGAACAGCGGTGACGTCGTGCTCGTGCCGTACCAACCGGCCATGTTCGCCGCGACCATCAGCGTCGCGCCCATGAACCCGAACAGCCCGAGGATCGACGGCGCCGCGATCGGGGTGAGGACGACGCGCGTCCGGCTCTCCCAGGCGGCGTGCCCGTCGCGTCCCGCCCCGGGACGCTCCTGCGGTTCGGGCATCTCGTCTCGGGAGCGGTCGTCGCGGTAGCGCCGCCGCCGGAACGGTGGCGTACGTGTCACCGTGATCCCGTAGTCGTCGTCTCTGCGCATCATCGTCAGGCCCCCTTCTCGATCGAGCGTGATCACCTCCGGTGGGGCGAGGTCGGGCGTCGCCAGAGCGTCCGAGGGCCGCGTTGCCCGCCGTGGCATCGCGCAGCTACCCAGGGCTCGGTCACGCGCAAACGGGCTGGTCGCGCCGGCTCCACGGTGCACGCGCGGCGTCACTCGGTGTGACGCGCGCGGCGCGCTAGCGTCGCCGGGCCAAGCTCTCGAAAGGGGACCGGTGGACGCGAATCATTGGAACCTCGGGCTGCTGCTGCTGCGCGTCGTGGTGGGGATCGTGATGCTGGCGCACGGCTACAACCACGTGTTCCGGGGCGGGAAGATCGCGGGCACGGGCCGGTGGTTCGAGAGCCTCGGCATGCGGCCGGGATGGATGCACGCGTGGATGGCGAGCCTCGTCGAGCTCGGTGCGGGCGCGCTGCTCGTCGTCGGTCTCATCACGCCGGTCGCTGCCGCGGGCGTCGTCGGCGTGATGCTCGTCGCGTGGATCATCAACCACCTGCGCAACGGCTTCTTCATCTTCCGGCCGGGCGAGGGGTTCGAGTACGTGATGACGCTCTGCGTGTGCGGGCTCGCGATCGGCGCGCTCGGCGCGGGTCAGTGGTCCGTCGACCACGCGGCCGGTATCGAGCTCACCGGCTGGACGGGCTTCGTCGTGACGGCGGCCGCGGGCATCGGCGGCGCGCTCGCGCTGCTCGCGGTCTTCTGGCGTCCACCCAAGCGCGAGCCGGCGTCGGCGTGACGCGTTCAGCGCCGCGTCGTCACTGGCGCGGCGTCATGTCGAGATCGGGCGGCGGGTACTCCGGGATCTTCCAGCGGAGGAATGGCTTGTCGTAGAGCTCGTGATAGCCGTTCGCGCCGTCGACCATCTCGTGGAACGCGGACTCGAACCCGTCCCAGTCCTCGTTCTCGATGCTCTGCTTGACCTTCTCGACCTGCTCCTCGATGAACTTGTACATGTTGTCCGTGTACTTCGGACGGAGGAGCACGCCCATCTCCATGAGGTTCACGGCCTCCTTCAGCTGGAAGCGCGCGAGCGGCTTGTTGTGCGCCTTGCCCGCGTAATAGCACTTCCAGATCCGCACGCCGATCTCCGGCATCACGCGCGCCATGCCGGGCTGCACGGCGCCGAGCTCCTCGAGCGTGAGCTTGCTCTTGCCGGTGTCGATGACGTGATCGTGCTCGGGTACGTCGGCCATGTCGTCCTCCCGCGGTCGTCCTCCCGCGCCCTCCGGGACCCGCACAGATACCTGACTACGATGTCAGGTAGCGCACGGGGAGGCCAACCATGCAGGTCCGCGAAGCCGTCATCGTCGACACCGTTCGCAGCGCGATCGGGAAGCGCAAGGGCGCGCTCGCGGGCTGGCACCCGACCGACCTGCTCGGCTTCACGCTGAAGACGCTGCTCGAGCGCAACGACGTCGACCCCGCGACGATCGACGACGTCGTCGGCGGTTGCGTCACGCAGTCCGGTGAGCAGGGCACGAACGTCACGCGCAACGCGTGGATCGCGGCCGGGCTGCCGTGGCACGTGCCGGCGACGTCCGTCGACCGGCAGTGCGGCTCGTCGCAGCAGGCCGTCCACTTCGTCGCGCAGGGTGTCATGGCCGGCGCGTACGACCTCGCGATCGCGTGCGGTGTGGAGTCGATGACGCGCGCGCCGATGGCGTCGAACTCGAAGGGCGGGACGGGCCCGTTCAGCCCGTCGTTCCTCGCCGCGTGCGACAACAAGCTGCTCACGCAGTTCGAGGTGTCGCAGATCCTGGCGGAGAAGTGGGGGATCACCCGCGAGGAGATGGACGCGTGGTCGCTGCAGAGCCACCAGCGCGCCGCCGCGTCGACCGACAGCGGCCACTTCGCGAAGGAGATCCTCCCGATCCCCGTGAAGGACGAGCAGGGCGAGCTCACCGGCGACGTCCTGTCGTCCGACGAGGGGATCCGGCGTGACACCACGATGGAGAAGCTCGCCGCGCTGCCGAGCGCGGCGACGTGGGACCCGTCGATCGCGCCGGACATCACGGCGGGCAACGCGTCGCAGATGAACGACGGCGCGTCGGCAATGCTCATCGCCGACCGCGCGACCGCCGAGCGACTCGGCCTCCCGATCCGGGCGCGGTTCGTGCACTTCGCCGTGCTCGCGGACGACCCCGTGCTCGTCCTCTCGGCACCGAACCCGGTGACGCGCAAGCTGCTCGAGCGGAGCGGCATGAAGATCGAGGACTTCGACGCGATCGAGTGCAACGAGGCGTTCGCCGCGATCACGCTCATGTGGGCGCGCGAGTTCGCGCCCGATCCCGCGAAGCTCAACCCGCGCGGCGGCGCGATCGCGATCGGCCACCCGCTCGGCGCGAGTGGCATCCGTCTGATGACGACGTTGCTGAACCACCTGGAGTCGACCGGCGGCCGTTACGGCTTCCAGACGATGTGCGAGGGCGGCGGGCAGGCCAACGCCACGGTCATCGAACGCCTGTCGTGAGAGATGCGGCACTGACGTACGGAAGGCGTACGTGAGTGCCGCATCTTCGGGGGCCGGTACGCTCGCCGGCGTGCAGACATCTCGTGCCGCGACACATCGCTCGCTGACAGCGTTGCGACGGGCGCGGCGCCGGCGACGGGTCGCACAGATCGACTGGGTCGACGCGCTCTACAAGGCGTACATCACCGCGGCCGTCGTCGGTGCGGCGATCGCGGGGCTCGTCATCGCGGCCGGCGGCGCGCGCGTCGACGCACGCACGCTCCACTCCGTCCGCGCGCACGGCGAGGCCTGGGTCGGTCTCGCGGTCGCGGCTGCAGTGGCGCTGGGCCTGCGCAGCGGGAGCCGCGGCGGGCCACTCGCGCTGGAAGGCGCCGACGTGTCGCACGTGCTGCTGGCGCCCGTCGACCGCGGCACCGTGCTGCGCGGCGAGGCGTGGCGGCAGCTTCGCGGTGTGATGCTCGTCGGCCCCGCCGCCGGCGGCATCGCAGGTGCGCTCGCCGCGCCCCGGTTGACGGGCGCGCTCGCCGTCTGGGTGATCGTCGGGATCGTGTTCGGCGCGCTCGTCGCGGGCGCGGTGTGGGGCTCGGCGTTGCTCGCGTCGGGTTGTCGCGTGACGGCCGCAGTCGCGACCGGTGCCGGGATCGCGCTCGTCGCGTGGACGGCCGTGGACGTCGTGGTGGGCACGACGACGTCGCCAGCCAGCCTGCTCGGGTCGTTCGCGCTGTGGCCGATGCGGTTCGACGCGGTCGCCGTCGTCGGGATCGCCGTGGCGCTCGCCGTTCCGGTCACGGGGATGCTCGTCATCGGCGGGCTGTCGATCGAGTCGGCCGAGCGGCGCGCGAGCCTCGTCGGCCAGCTGCGGTTCGCGGCGACCGTGCAGGACGTCCGCACGGTGATCGTCCTGCACCGGCAGCTCGCGCAGGAGCAGCCGCGCCGGCGCCCGTGGCTGCGTGTGCGGGCGCGCACCGAACCTGGTCACGCGTGCTGGCGGCGCGGGTGGCAGGGCGCGCTGCGCTGGCCCGCCGGCCGCGTCGCTCGCTTCTTCGTCCTCGGTGCCGTCGCGGGCGCGGCGGGCGCGGGCGCGGCAGCCGGTACGGCGCCGTCGATCGTCGTCGCCGGGGGTGCGCTGTTCCTCGCGGGCCTGGACGCGACCGAGGCGCTCGCGCAGGAGAGCGACCATCCCGACCTCGGCGCGCGCGTCCCCGTCACGCGCGGCACGCTGCTGGTGCGCCATCTCGCGGTTGCCATCTGCCTCCTCGTGCTCGGGACGGTGGTCGGCGCAGCCGTCGCGTTCGCGCTCGTCCGTTCGCTCGACGCGCTCGCGGTCGCGCTCCTCATGGTCGTTCCCGCGGCGGCCGCGGCCGCCTGCGGTGCCGCAGTCGCGGTCGTGCTCGGCGCGCGAGCACCCGGCGCCCTCGACATCTCGTTCCCCGAGTTCGCGAGCATCGGGCTCGTGCTCCGTACGGCCACACCCCCGGCGATCGCGATCGCAGGCATCGCACCCGTCCTCGCCGCGCGCCAGGCGATGCAACACGGTGGCAGCACGGTCGGGGCGGCGGCAGGCGCCGCGGTCGGCGCACTGGTGCTCGCGGCGGGCGCGGGCGCGTTCGCGTCGATCTGGGCGACGAGGCGGGCGTGAGCGAGGTCCCCGAGGTTCCGGCGATCGGCGCGTACGGCGTCGCGAAGCACTACGGCGACGTCGTCGCGCTGCACGACCTCGATCTCGTCGTCGGCGCCGGCGAGCTGGTCGCGCTCGTCGGGCACAACGGCTCCGGCAAGTCGACGTTCCTCCGGCTCGCGAGCGGGCTGCTCGACCCCACCGAGGGCGACCTCGACGTGTGCGGCGAGCCGGCCGGTTCGCTCGCGGCGCGCGCCGCGGTGTCGTTCGTGCCGGACCAACCCGTCCTCTACGACGACCTCAGCGTCGCCGAGCACCTCGAGTACGTCGCGCGGCTGCACGGGCTCACGGGCGCGCCCGCGCACGCGGACGCGCTGCTCGAACGGCTCGGGATCGCGGAGCGTGCCGACGAGCTCCCGTCACGCTTCAGCCGCGGGCTGCGGCAACGCACCTCGCTCGCGATCGGCCTCGTCCGGCCGTTCGAGGTGCTGCTCGTCGACGAGCCGTTCGTCGGCCTGGACCCGGAAGGTCAGGACACGTGCGTCGAGCTGCTCGTGAACGCGGCGGCGGCCGGAGCGGCCGTGCTCGTCGCGACACACCAGTTCTCGTTCCTCGACCGTGTCGAGCGCGTCGTCGTGCTG encodes the following:
- a CDS encoding GPR1/FUN34/YaaH family transporter, whose translation is MMRRDDDYGITVTRTPPFRRRRYRDDRSRDEMPEPQERPGAGRDGHAAWESRTRVVLTPIAAPSILGLFGFMGATLMVAANMAGWYGTSTTSPLFLFPFALTFGGIAQLLAAMWSYKARDGLATAVHGTWGSFWIGYGILYAFGAAGAFAIPANKFPELGFWFIVLASITWVAAAAAAFENLGLFSVLLTLAAGSTLAAIGLMTGTLGVTRAAGWVLAFSAFFAWYTASAMMLEGMFRRVVLPLGKWKVAANVPGHTMLDPIEYPDGMPGVRAGQ
- a CDS encoding DoxX family protein, with protein sequence MDANHWNLGLLLLRVVVGIVMLAHGYNHVFRGGKIAGTGRWFESLGMRPGWMHAWMASLVELGAGALLVVGLITPVAAAGVVGVMLVAWIINHLRNGFFIFRPGEGFEYVMTLCVCGLAIGALGAGQWSVDHAAGIELTGWTGFVVTAAAGIGGALALLAVFWRPPKREPASA
- a CDS encoding thiolase family protein — protein: MQVREAVIVDTVRSAIGKRKGALAGWHPTDLLGFTLKTLLERNDVDPATIDDVVGGCVTQSGEQGTNVTRNAWIAAGLPWHVPATSVDRQCGSSQQAVHFVAQGVMAGAYDLAIACGVESMTRAPMASNSKGGTGPFSPSFLAACDNKLLTQFEVSQILAEKWGITREEMDAWSLQSHQRAAASTDSGHFAKEILPIPVKDEQGELTGDVLSSDEGIRRDTTMEKLAALPSAATWDPSIAPDITAGNASQMNDGASAMLIADRATAERLGLPIRARFVHFAVLADDPVLVLSAPNPVTRKLLERSGMKIEDFDAIECNEAFAAITLMWAREFAPDPAKLNPRGGAIAIGHPLGASGIRLMTTLLNHLESTGGRYGFQTMCEGGGQANATVIERLS
- a CDS encoding ABC transporter ATP-binding protein, whose product is MSEVPEVPAIGAYGVAKHYGDVVALHDLDLVVGAGELVALVGHNGSGKSTFLRLASGLLDPTEGDLDVCGEPAGSLAARAAVSFVPDQPVLYDDLSVAEHLEYVARLHGLTGAPAHADALLERLGIAERADELPSRFSRGLRQRTSLAIGLVRPFEVLLVDEPFVGLDPEGQDTCVELLVNAAAAGAAVLVATHQFSFLDRVERVVVLRDGVLVHDGTATREETLEYLG